In a single window of the Bradyrhizobium sp. ORS 285 genome:
- a CDS encoding sugar-binding transcriptional regulator, with amino-acid sequence MAASDSDKSRLDDAARAGWLYFIAGHTQDEIARMLQVSRASAQRLVSLCLAERLITFRLEHPIASCMALAAQLKERFALVHCEVVPTDPAAPTGAAGIAERCANLLETTLRAETPVIIALGTGRAVRAAVERVSPIDRPEHQIVSLVGNILADGSASFFDTVGRLADRTGARHYPMPLPFLMGSEDERDRMVRLDAITKVKAVADKADLKLVGIGQMDQKAQMHVDGFVTRDELTEMMRLGAIGEITGWAYDAKGRVIDAGINRRLTSIPPDVPARAMTIAAALGPAKTPAIRAALGGKLINGLITDEATARAVLD; translated from the coding sequence ATGGCGGCCAGCGACAGCGACAAATCACGGCTCGACGACGCCGCCCGCGCCGGCTGGCTGTATTTCATCGCCGGCCATACCCAGGACGAGATCGCTCGGATGCTGCAGGTCTCGCGCGCCTCGGCGCAGCGCCTGGTGTCGCTGTGCCTTGCCGAGCGGCTGATCACCTTCCGGCTCGAACATCCGATCGCCTCCTGCATGGCGCTTGCCGCGCAACTCAAGGAGCGGTTCGCGCTGGTGCATTGCGAGGTGGTGCCGACCGATCCCGCCGCGCCAACCGGTGCCGCGGGGATCGCCGAGCGCTGCGCCAACCTGCTCGAGACAACGCTCCGCGCGGAGACGCCGGTCATCATCGCGCTCGGCACGGGACGCGCCGTGCGCGCCGCGGTCGAGCGCGTCTCGCCGATCGACCGGCCGGAGCATCAGATCGTCTCGCTGGTCGGCAACATCCTGGCGGACGGCTCCGCCAGCTTCTTCGACACCGTTGGCCGGCTGGCCGATCGCACCGGCGCGCGGCACTACCCGATGCCGCTGCCGTTCCTGATGGGCAGCGAGGACGAGCGCGACCGCATGGTCCGGCTCGATGCGATCACCAAGGTGAAGGCGGTCGCCGACAAGGCGGACCTGAAGCTCGTCGGCATTGGCCAGATGGACCAGAAGGCGCAGATGCATGTCGACGGCTTCGTCACCCGCGACGAGCTCACCGAGATGATGCGGCTGGGGGCCATCGGCGAGATCACCGGCTGGGCGTACGACGCGAAGGGCCGGGTGATCGATGCCGGCATCAACCGCCGCCTGACCAGCATTCCGCCCGATGTCCCGGCGCGCGCGATGACCATCGCGGCGGCGCTCGGACCGGCGAAGACACCGGCCATTCGCGCCGCGCTGGGCGGGAAGCTGATCAATGGCCTGATCACCGACGAGGCCACTGCGCGCGCGGTCCTGGACTAA
- a CDS encoding flagellar basal body rod protein FlgC — protein MSPIASNAVSGMNAATRRLEVSASNVANAMSTGALPDASGNVPAGAPKAYDPLTLMQSDAAGGGTQTTIAKASNGTSASYQPTAPFANKDGLVAAPNVDLAQEMISQLVAKYTFAANARVLKATDEMSRIVVDMKV, from the coding sequence ATGAGTCCGATCGCCTCCAACGCCGTTTCCGGCATGAACGCGGCCACGCGCCGGCTCGAAGTGTCGGCGTCGAACGTCGCCAATGCGATGAGCACCGGCGCGCTGCCCGATGCGAGCGGCAATGTGCCGGCGGGCGCGCCGAAGGCCTATGATCCGCTGACGCTGATGCAGAGCGACGCAGCCGGCGGCGGCACGCAGACCACCATCGCCAAGGCAAGCAACGGCACCTCGGCGAGCTACCAGCCCACGGCGCCGTTCGCCAACAAGGACGGCCTCGTCGCCGCCCCCAATGTCGACCTCGCCCAGGAGATGATCAGCCAGCTCGTCGCCAAATACACCTTTGCCGCCAATGCGCGCGTACTCAAGGCGACCGACGAGATGAGCCGCATCGTGGTCGACATGAAGGTCTAG
- a CDS encoding DUF4149 domain-containing protein, with the protein MINAAALLITALLFGGMTLFSFGFAPFLFSALPAETTRTLIRRAFPHFYLFVIATAAVAGLLALTGDELSGAALLAIALTAALARQILMPAINRAADAGEKRRFARLHGASVMLTLIHIVLSAAVLLRLAQ; encoded by the coding sequence ATGATCAACGCCGCCGCACTTCTGATCACTGCGCTGCTGTTCGGCGGCATGACGCTGTTCTCGTTCGGCTTCGCGCCGTTCCTGTTCAGCGCCCTGCCCGCTGAGACCACGCGCACGCTGATCCGCCGCGCCTTCCCGCATTTCTATCTGTTCGTGATCGCAACGGCGGCCGTCGCCGGCCTGTTGGCACTGACGGGAGACGAGCTATCGGGCGCGGCCCTGCTCGCGATCGCGCTGACCGCGGCGCTGGCGCGGCAGATCCTGATGCCTGCGATCAACCGCGCCGCTGACGCCGGCGAGAAGCGTCGCTTCGCCCGCCTTCACGGCGCCTCGGTGATGCTCACCTTGATCCATATCGTGCTGAGCGCCGCCGTGCTGCTGCGCCTCGCGCAATAG